One stretch of Balneola sp. MJW-20 DNA includes these proteins:
- a CDS encoding Nif3-like dinuclear metal center hexameric protein, with product MSVKIRQITTFLNQWAPPRVKMDYDNVGLLVGDPDATVSSILTCLDVTEEVVAEAIANGTELIVAHHPLIFSKIGSINPTNEQGRIIYKLIKNDIGLLVAHTNLDAALDGVSFVLANMLGLDDLRFLSKDYGISQKIRLITRHQDTEAVLKLLNYYSAEEAHSFDVESREHGLKCFEAIIDKHNVNALKNGLNQEGLLKEGSFQVLDLSSPSQNFGMGVIGQYPDKGIGQNEFLHLVAKALNVKAIRYSGNVDSIRNVAVCGGAGVFLKDKAIKAGAQALVTADIKYHDYFLEKDNFLLIDVGHYESEFPVAEALKNELSEAFETVDVYVTDTVTNPMHVYVSETEPKTIQPS from the coding sequence ATGTCAGTCAAGATCCGGCAAATCACTACTTTCCTGAATCAATGGGCACCGCCCCGTGTGAAAATGGATTATGACAACGTCGGATTACTAGTTGGAGACCCGGATGCAACTGTCTCCTCGATACTTACCTGTCTGGATGTAACCGAAGAAGTAGTAGCAGAAGCGATCGCAAATGGGACCGAGCTGATCGTTGCACATCACCCACTGATCTTTAGCAAGATCGGAAGCATCAACCCAACCAATGAACAGGGTCGTATCATTTATAAGCTGATCAAAAATGATATAGGGCTTCTGGTAGCTCATACAAATCTGGATGCTGCCCTAGACGGCGTTTCTTTTGTACTAGCTAATATGCTCGGACTGGATGATCTGAGATTCCTCAGCAAAGATTATGGCATCAGTCAGAAGATCCGGCTGATCACCAGGCATCAGGATACAGAAGCCGTATTGAAACTGCTAAATTACTATTCCGCAGAAGAAGCTCACAGTTTTGATGTGGAAAGCAGAGAGCACGGGCTCAAGTGTTTTGAAGCGATCATTGATAAGCACAATGTAAATGCGCTGAAGAACGGATTAAATCAGGAGGGCTTGCTCAAAGAAGGCAGCTTTCAGGTACTTGACCTCTCATCTCCTTCTCAGAATTTTGGAATGGGGGTCATAGGACAATATCCTGATAAAGGCATCGGGCAAAACGAATTTCTGCATCTGGTGGCAAAAGCACTAAATGTGAAAGCCATCCGGTATTCCGGCAATGTTGACAGCATCCGAAATGTAGCGGTATGTGGCGGAGCAGGAGTATTTCTGAAAGATAAAGCGATAAAAGCCGGAGCACAGGCTTTGGTAACAGCCGATATCAAGTATCACGACTATTTCCTTGAAAAGGACAACTTCCTTTTGATCGATGTCGGCCATTACGAAAGCGAATTCCCGGTAGCTGAAGCTCTGAAAAATGAACTCAGTGAAGCTTTTGAGACTGTTGATGTTTACGTAACTGATACAGTGACTAATCCGATGCATGTTTATGTATCGGAAACTGAACCTAAAACTATTCAACCAAGTTGA
- a CDS encoding YggS family pyridoxal phosphate-dependent enzyme: MSQEDICANIHEIRDEIRSVCERTGRDPEEIMLVAVSKTKPVEDIQEALTCGQLHFGENRMKELEDKMGEIENPDVSWHMIGNLQTNKIKYIADRVNWIHSVEKKKYLKEINKRAGQSERVVNCLIQVNISGEDQKGGCEPENLKDILEYAIDLDYVRVKGLMGMARFVDDPEEVRGEFRLLKNLFDEHKAMNQGSLQLEHLSMGMTNDMAVAIEEGSTMVRIGSAIFGKRNYD, translated from the coding sequence ATGAGTCAGGAAGATATTTGTGCAAATATTCATGAAATAAGGGACGAGATACGATCAGTTTGTGAAAGAACCGGCAGGGACCCGGAAGAAATAATGCTGGTGGCCGTAAGCAAAACCAAGCCTGTTGAAGATATTCAGGAGGCCCTTACCTGCGGGCAACTGCACTTTGGTGAAAACCGAATGAAAGAGCTGGAAGACAAAATGGGGGAGATCGAAAACCCTGACGTCAGTTGGCACATGATCGGGAACCTGCAGACTAACAAAATCAAGTATATTGCCGACCGGGTGAATTGGATCCATTCCGTTGAAAAGAAGAAATATCTTAAGGAGATCAATAAACGTGCAGGGCAATCGGAACGGGTAGTCAATTGCCTCATTCAGGTAAACATCAGCGGTGAAGACCAGAAAGGAGGCTGCGAGCCTGAAAATCTAAAGGATATTCTTGAGTATGCAATCGATCTGGACTATGTTCGGGTAAAAGGACTGATGGGTATGGCACGTTTTGTGGACGACCCTGAAGAGGTCAGAGGGGAATTCAGGTTATTAAAAAACCTCTTTGATGAGCATAAAGCAATGAATCAGGGTAGTCTTCAGCTGGAACATCTGTCCATGGGAATGACCAATGATATGGCTGTAGCCATTGAAGAGGGTTCTACTATGGTCAGAATTGGCAGTGCTATTTTCGGAAAGCGAAACTATGACTGA
- a CDS encoding DivIVA domain-containing protein gives MKLTPLEIKQQTFEKGLRGYDVADVQAFLTLVSNEFEHLLNKNKELEHEIEKLTDRVKHYERVEEALHETLQTAKESVEQKMDGAKQEAKSTLQKAEMEADAIIKEANHQRQQIRQSILRLLDRREEIINGISSYLDNAKKSVNQFSKDDMGTFKLPKEEDLEESIDKVTSKSSYSRFELDEEDLEISSYEEEDSAFAPGSDRLDDILDEID, from the coding sequence ATGAAACTTACTCCACTTGAAATTAAGCAGCAAACCTTCGAGAAAGGTTTAAGAGGTTATGACGTAGCGGATGTGCAGGCCTTCCTGACACTGGTATCCAATGAGTTCGAGCATCTCTTAAATAAAAACAAAGAGTTAGAGCACGAGATCGAAAAACTTACCGATCGCGTAAAGCACTATGAGCGTGTTGAAGAAGCTCTCCATGAGACCCTTCAGACTGCCAAGGAGTCCGTTGAACAAAAAATGGACGGAGCTAAACAAGAGGCGAAAAGCACTTTACAAAAAGCTGAGATGGAAGCTGATGCTATCATAAAGGAAGCCAATCATCAGCGACAACAGATCCGGCAGAGCATACTTCGCTTACTGGATCGCCGTGAAGAGATCATTAATGGTATTAGTAGTTATCTGGATAATGCCAAAAAGTCTGTGAATCAGTTCTCTAAAGACGATATGGGCACATTCAAGCTCCCTAAAGAAGAAGACCTGGAAGAATCTATTGACAAGGTTACCTCAAAATCATCCTACTCAAGATTTGAGCTGGACGAAGAAGACCTGGAGATCAGTTCTTACGAAGAAGAAGATTCTGCATTTGCACCCGGTTCTGACCGACTCGATGATATTTTGGACGAGATCGACTGA